One window from the genome of Nicotiana tomentosiformis chromosome 5, ASM39032v3, whole genome shotgun sequence encodes:
- the LOC104111588 gene encoding uncharacterized protein, which yields MAAKIAVSSALCMNFAVVSRELFSPSPQPLSLSSWKRRGSHFRVSAKLGGGEGDVKKDKKKFITKEQEPEQYWQTAGERAGENPMMTPLPYIIIFGMSTPFVILAIAFANGWIKVPIR from the exons atggcaGCTAAAATTGCTGTATCTTCTGCCCTTTGCATGAACTTTGCAGTTGTATCAAGGGAACTTTTTTCACCTTCTCCACAACCCCTGAGTTTAAGCTCATGGAAAAGAAGGGGAAGCCATTTCAGAGTTTCTGCAAAATTAG GGGGAGGAGAAGGTGATGTCAAGAAAGACAAGAAGAAATTCATCACTAAAGAACAAGAACCTGAACA GTATTGGCAAACAGCAGGAGAAAGAGCAGGGGAGAACCCTATGATGACACCTCTTCCCTATATAATCATATTTGGAATGTCAACACCATTTGTGATCTTGGCTATTGCTTTTGCAAATGGTTGGATTAAGGTTCCAATAAGATGA